CCGCCATGCACCTCATCGCCGCCGCCCAGATGGTGTCCACCGCGGACAAGGGCTACAACCTGGACGTGGCTGCCCGCCTCGTGCGCCAGGCCGCCGGACTGGGAGCCCGCCTGGTGGGCCTGCCGGAGAACTTCTCCTGGATGGGTCCCGAGCCCGAACGCGCCGGCGCCGCCGAGGCGCTGGACGGCCCCACCCTGAGCCGGATGGCGGACCTGGCCCGGGAGACGAAGCTCACCCTGCTGTCCGGCTCCATCCTGGAAGAGGGCGCGCCCGGCGGCCGGCTCTACAACACCAGCGTCCTGTTCGCTCCGGACGGCGCGCGGCTGGCCGTCTACCGGAAGATGCACCTGTTCGACGTGGATGTGGGTGATGGTGCCACCTACCAGGAGTCCGCGGCGGTGGCGCCGGGGACGGAGGTGGTGGCGGCGGACACGGCGGTGGGCCGGCTGGGGCTGAGCGTCTGCTACGACCTGCGATTCCCGGAGCTGTACCGGCGGCTGTCGAAGGACGGGGCGACGCTGCTGGCGGTGCCGGCGGCGTTCACGATGATGACGGGCAAGGACCACTGGGAGGTCCTGCTGCGCGCACGGGCGATTGAAAACCAGGCGTACGTGCTGGCACCGGCCCAGGGCGGGCGGCACTCCGCCCAGCGGCTGACGTACGGGCACGCGATGGTGGTGGACCCCTGGGGTCTGGTCACGGCGCGGGCCTCCGAGGGAGAGGGGCTGGCGGTGGCGCCCGTGGACCCGGAGCTGCTGGCGCGCATCCGACGCAACCTGCCGTGTCTGGAGCACCGGCGGCTGGACTAGCCGGGTCGCGATGCCGTGGGGGGGGGTGGCCCCTTCCCGGGCCGCTTTGCGGTTAGACTCCCGTTCCACGGAAGACCCACTGGTGAACGGACGACGCTGGCCTCCCTTGTTGCTCGCGGTCGCGCTCGCGGCCCTCCCCTTCGGCTGCACCGCCGATGAGAAGCCGCGTGGGCCCACCGAAGCGCCGCTGCCTCCGCCCGTGCCCCGCGCGCACCTGCGGGGCCTGAAGGGAGACGTGCAGATCAAACGCGCGATCGCGGA
The Corallococcus soli DNA segment above includes these coding regions:
- a CDS encoding carbon-nitrogen hydrolase family protein, with the protein product MHLIAAAQMVSTADKGYNLDVAARLVRQAAGLGARLVGLPENFSWMGPEPERAGAAEALDGPTLSRMADLARETKLTLLSGSILEEGAPGGRLYNTSVLFAPDGARLAVYRKMHLFDVDVGDGATYQESAAVAPGTEVVAADTAVGRLGLSVCYDLRFPELYRRLSKDGATLLAVPAAFTMMTGKDHWEVLLRARAIENQAYVLAPAQGGRHSAQRLTYGHAMVVDPWGLVTARASEGEGLAVAPVDPELLARIRRNLPCLEHRRLD